Proteins encoded within one genomic window of Haloimpatiens massiliensis:
- a CDS encoding signal peptidase I gives MKKMIRVIMNVFFILIIALLSWMVISNVLFKGDKSKAPTIFGYRSFIVLSGSMEPKIKPGDVIWVKKTHMKELKEGDILTYISEENFITHRIKKIEGNSLVTKGDANNVEDSPIKSSQVYGKYSFRIPYLGYILVGLKKPLVFITIIAIFIVCITVEVLKKCFAH, from the coding sequence ATGAAAAAGATGATAAGAGTTATTATGAATGTATTTTTTATATTGATAATTGCGTTATTGTCTTGGATGGTAATTAGCAATGTTCTATTTAAAGGAGATAAAAGTAAAGCCCCTACTATTTTTGGGTACAGAAGTTTCATAGTCTTAAGTGGTAGTATGGAGCCTAAAATAAAACCTGGAGATGTGATATGGGTTAAAAAAACCCATATGAAAGAACTAAAGGAAGGAGATATATTAACATATATTTCTGAAGAAAACTTTATAACACATAGGATTAAAAAAATAGAAGGAAATAGTTTAGTAACTAAGGGGGATGCAAATAATGTGGAGGATTCTCCTATTAAATCTTCGCAGGTGTATGGAAAGTATTCATTTAGAATACCATATCTTGGTTATATTTTAGTGGGGTTAAAAAAACCATTAGTGTTTATTACTATAATTGCGATTTTTATAGTTTGTATTACTGTGGAGGTTTTAAAAAAGTGTTTTGCCCATTAA
- a CDS encoding recombinase family protein, with protein MLTILASFAQEESRSVSENCKWRIRNNFKDGIPNTFQVYGYNIYKGKMQINPKEVEVVIMIFNAYLEGMGRLAIAKKLNSMDIRTRSNKQWDSSKIKEILNNEKYTGGLLLQKKYIADHLEKKACLNDGRLPKYYVSNNHDAIIERDTFNKVQKEIEKRKKKYKVGKFKTSSSLCKGIY; from the coding sequence ATGCTTACTATCCTCGCTTCTTTTGCGCAGGAGGAAAGTCGCTCAGTCAGTGAAAACTGCAAATGGAGAATAAGAAATAATTTTAAAGATGGTATACCAAACACATTTCAAGTATATGGTTACAACATATATAAAGGTAAAATGCAAATAAACCCTAAAGAAGTAGAAGTCGTTATAATGATTTTTAATGCATATTTAGAAGGGATGGGGAGACTTGCCATTGCAAAAAAATTAAATTCAATGGATATAAGAACTAGGAGCAACAAGCAATGGGATAGTTCTAAAATTAAAGAGATATTAAATAATGAGAAATATACAGGGGGGTTATTGTTACAGAAAAAGTATATTGCAGATCATTTAGAAAAGAAAGCTTGTTTAAATGATGGAAGACTTCCTAAATATTATGTAAGTAATAATCATGATGCAATAATAGAGAGAGATACATTTAATAAAGTTCAAAAAGAAATTGAAAAACGCAAGAAGAAATATAAGGTAGGAAAATTTAAAACGAGTAGCAGCTTATGCAAGGGTATCTACTGA
- a CDS encoding LysM peptidoglycan-binding domain-containing protein codes for MRKLNLKWIKLYWSKLAITLCTIFIVAAISYTVYNYLTPISTKDLSSDLSNNKTQNSSNTENTVEPFKIPENDVEKEVSLNSKDGTSESSSETNELSQEKLNEKIISYQIKPGDTLFSISRKYMPYVDTSKAINTLKKLNKIDDTCLLITGKTISIPTYDSPKAQNPNITNKIDTLTYTVKPGDTLFKIAREYMSWCDSRDGVIEIIKLNNLKKSSVIRTGQQIEIPCNTEKNTN; via the coding sequence ATGAGAAAACTCAACTTAAAATGGATAAAGCTTTACTGGAGTAAGCTAGCTATAACTTTATGTACAATATTCATAGTAGCTGCCATATCCTATACTGTTTATAACTACCTTACACCTATAAGTACAAAGGATTTATCCTCTGATTTATCCAATAATAAAACTCAAAATAGTTCTAATACCGAAAACACTGTGGAACCATTTAAAATTCCAGAAAATGATGTAGAAAAAGAAGTATCTTTAAATTCAAAGGATGGAACTTCAGAATCTTCTTCTGAAACAAATGAACTTTCACAGGAAAAGCTTAATGAAAAGATCATAAGTTATCAAATAAAGCCTGGAGATACTTTGTTTAGTATTTCTAGAAAGTACATGCCCTATGTAGATACATCTAAAGCTATCAACACGCTAAAAAAATTAAATAAAATAGATGACACTTGCCTTTTAATAACTGGTAAAACTATTAGCATCCCAACTTATGATTCTCCTAAAGCTCAAAATCCAAACATAACAAATAAAATAGATACTTTAACCTATACAGTAAAACCTGGAGATACACTATTTAAAATTGCAAGAGAATATATGAGTTGGTGTGACTCTAGAGACGGTGTAATTGAAATTATAAAATTAAATAATCTTAAAAAATCTAGTGTAATTAGGACAGGCCAACAGATAGAAATACCTTGCAACACAGAAAAAAATACCAACTAG
- a CDS encoding ArsR/SmtB family transcription factor — MNNLIDFFKMLSDETRLRIIMLLWQKPLCVCELCYILKLSQPKVSRHLAKLRDIGIVKDDRQSQWIFYYLNIQDETMKDIVHKIGKHIDDYDILKKDLETFKNRNVDYKDLCKRE; from the coding sequence TTGAATAATCTAATTGATTTTTTTAAAATGCTATCGGATGAAACTAGATTAAGAATAATAATGCTCCTATGGCAAAAGCCACTGTGTGTATGTGAGCTTTGTTATATATTAAAATTATCTCAACCAAAGGTATCAAGACATCTTGCTAAGCTTAGGGATATAGGTATAGTTAAGGATGATAGGCAAAGTCAATGGATTTTTTATTATTTAAATATCCAAGATGAAACTATGAAGGATATTGTCCATAAAATAGGAAAACATATAGATGATTATGACATTCTTAAGAAAGATTTAGAAACTTTTAAAAATAGAAATGTAGATTATAAAGATCTTTGCAAAAGAGAATAA
- a CDS encoding NAD-dependent protein deacylase codes for MENIQKLKEILRESSNVVFFGGAGVSTESNIPDFRSNKGLFNAKNSFKYPPEVMLSRSFFDSHKEEFYKFYKDKMIFKDARPNLAHESLAKLEEMGKLKTVITQNIDGLHQMAGSKNVLELHGSIHRNYCMDCGAFYPLDYMLKNGEKTPICEKCGGVVKPDVVLYEEGLNMDVIQKSVEYIAKADVLIVGGTSLVVYPAAGLIQYFKGTKLILINKKPTPYDKKAKLVINDSIGKVLAEAIKFD; via the coding sequence GTGGAAAATATTCAAAAATTAAAAGAAATCCTAAGAGAAAGTTCTAATGTGGTTTTCTTTGGGGGAGCAGGTGTATCTACTGAAAGTAATATTCCTGATTTTAGATCTAATAAAGGATTGTTTAATGCTAAAAATAGTTTTAAATATCCTCCTGAGGTTATGCTTAGTAGAAGCTTTTTTGATAGTCATAAAGAGGAATTTTATAAATTTTACAAGGATAAGATGATATTTAAAGATGCAAGACCTAATTTAGCTCATGAATCTTTAGCTAAGCTAGAGGAAATGGGAAAATTAAAAACTGTAATAACTCAAAATATAGATGGCTTACATCAAATGGCAGGATCAAAGAACGTACTAGAACTTCATGGATCTATTCATAGAAATTATTGTATGGATTGTGGAGCCTTTTATCCTTTAGATTATATGTTAAAAAATGGAGAAAAAACTCCTATTTGCGAGAAATGTGGAGGGGTAGTAAAGCCAGATGTAGTACTCTATGAAGAAGGGCTAAATATGGATGTTATACAAAAGTCTGTTGAATATATTGCAAAAGCTGATGTACTTATAGTAGGGGGAACTTCATTGGTAGTGTATCCAGCTGCAGGACTTATTCAGTATTTTAAAGGCACTAAATTAATATTAATAAATAAAAAGCCTACTCCTTACGACAAGAAAGCTAAACTTGTCATAAATGATAGTATAGGAAAAGTTTTGGCTGAAGCTATAAAGTTTGATTAA
- a CDS encoding CobW family GTP-binding protein — MDKKIKLYLLTGFLGSGKTTFLTNVLESLSERKVGVIMNEFGKVGIDGTIIKKEGMELVEINRGSIFCSCLKLSFASAMIEMADREMEYLFVESSGLADPSNIGDILEGVTSVKGDVYDYRGAICLIDAPNFLEQIEDLETVERQLKHCHMVILNKIDLVNEDTLNKVIAKIREINNKVHIEEASFGKVSLDFLEKDLTKDGWIEIEESTNTPENKPKTLNLTYEGEITKDKLTAFIDKISSDAFRIKGFFKLEDGWNQVDVVNKKIDYKPWNKDEGTSQIVIISKIGPNIIRPIFTAWEEVVGKEMKLR, encoded by the coding sequence ATGGATAAAAAAATAAAGCTCTATCTTTTAACAGGATTTTTAGGTTCAGGTAAAACTACTTTTTTAACTAATGTGCTAGAGAGCCTTAGTGAAAGAAAAGTTGGAGTAATTATGAATGAGTTTGGAAAAGTGGGCATAGATGGAACAATTATCAAAAAAGAAGGTATGGAATTAGTTGAAATTAATAGAGGATCTATATTTTGTTCTTGTCTAAAATTATCCTTTGCTTCAGCTATGATAGAAATGGCAGATAGAGAAATGGAGTATTTATTTGTGGAAAGCTCAGGGCTTGCAGATCCTTCTAATATAGGAGATATTTTAGAAGGAGTGACTTCCGTAAAGGGAGATGTATACGATTATAGAGGAGCTATATGTCTTATAGATGCACCTAACTTTTTAGAACAAATTGAGGATTTAGAAACTGTAGAAAGGCAGTTGAAGCACTGTCATATGGTTATACTAAATAAAATAGATTTAGTAAATGAAGATACTTTAAATAAAGTTATAGCTAAAATACGTGAAATAAATAATAAGGTACACATAGAAGAGGCCTCTTTTGGAAAAGTCAGTTTAGACTTTTTAGAAAAAGATCTTACTAAGGATGGCTGGATTGAAATAGAAGAGAGCACTAATACTCCAGAAAATAAACCAAAAACTTTAAACTTAACTTATGAAGGAGAAATTACTAAAGATAAGTTAACAGCATTTATAGATAAAATATCTTCTGATGCATTTAGAATAAAGGGATTTTTCAAATTAGAAGATGGTTGGAATCAAGTAGATGTAGTTAATAAAAAAATTGACTATAAGCCTTGGAATAAGGATGAAGGTACTTCACAGATAGTTATAATATCTAAAATAGGGCCTAATATAATAAGACCTATATTTACTGCTTGGGAAGAGGTAGTAGGAAAAGAAATGAAACTTAGATAA
- a CDS encoding nucleotidyl transferase AbiEii/AbiGii toxin family protein encodes MYGASLNGLVHPIEIFNKDYIRKTAEKYGFYRNYILERHMWSYEMLGEIQKLTKNRCILKGGACTQAYLPLPVQRCTADIDFVCNLSNNEIIEILKSVCRNLTYNRIKCSFKEYIPAKGKTLPMVTYMLDLPFYYNPKKRKSNFLLKFDFLFMDINEIPVTSTKNTETFGMKLNFSPLCISPATLISDKLLTFAINSIGLQLSKLDSFYKNIYDLYYLLNAFRDEDIFSSVPSQLKINLYSELSIKKLPMIPLNKILTDILKTLWYFSIVDLSYEGSRTPENLRNFEKLYIQQNINNILDANMWSIMSMHLYLWTTSLKNYIHNGDIDKFQTLKSIDGEYRYFLSLDSKDKDRYIKNLKKILNSKNKKINLSKINHPLRLIYTNYLM; translated from the coding sequence ATGTATGGTGCCTCGTTAAATGGGTTAGTTCACCCAATAGAAATTTTTAATAAAGATTATATACGTAAAACAGCTGAAAAGTATGGATTTTATAGAAATTATATATTAGAAAGACATATGTGGTCTTATGAAATGCTAGGTGAAATTCAAAAACTTACAAAAAACAGATGCATATTAAAGGGAGGCGCCTGTACTCAAGCATATCTTCCGCTTCCTGTGCAAAGATGTACTGCTGATATAGATTTTGTTTGTAATCTATCCAACAATGAAATTATAGAAATATTAAAAAGTGTATGTAGAAATCTAACTTATAACCGGATAAAATGCTCCTTTAAAGAATATATTCCTGCAAAAGGCAAGACTCTTCCCATGGTAACTTATATGTTAGATTTGCCTTTTTATTATAATCCTAAAAAGAGAAAAAGTAATTTTCTTTTAAAATTTGATTTTTTATTTATGGATATCAATGAAATACCAGTAACCTCTACAAAAAATACTGAAACTTTTGGCATGAAACTAAACTTTTCCCCATTATGTATTTCTCCTGCTACATTAATAAGCGATAAACTTTTAACTTTTGCTATAAATTCCATAGGTCTTCAATTATCCAAACTGGATAGTTTCTATAAAAATATATACGATTTATACTATTTACTAAATGCTTTTAGGGATGAGGACATTTTTAGTTCTGTACCATCCCAGCTAAAAATAAATCTTTATTCAGAGTTATCCATAAAAAAACTCCCTATGATACCTTTAAATAAAATATTAACAGATATCTTAAAAACTCTATGGTATTTCTCCATAGTAGACTTAAGTTATGAAGGTTCTAGAACTCCGGAAAATCTGAGAAACTTCGAAAAATTATATATTCAGCAAAATATAAATAATATCTTAGATGCCAACATGTGGAGTATTATGAGCATGCACTTGTATTTATGGACTACCTCCTTAAAAAATTATATTCACAATGGAGATATAGATAAATTTCAAACTTTAAAATCTATAGATGGGGAATACAGATACTTTTTATCTCTTGACTCTAAAGATAAAGATAGATATATAAAAAATCTAAAAAAAATACTTAATTCTAAAAACAAAAAAATCAATTTATCTAAAATTAATCATCCTTTAAGATTAATATATACTAATTACTTAATGTAA
- a CDS encoding putative ABC exporter domain-containing protein, which yields MIQDFKTLLFMNFAQLKNRVKNALANPITAIREFGAFIFPFIFIFISLLGKKSKRKPIRYIEDMSKDFIGVFIIVILLLIILYILFKASQDYKPLNFSIQDVHYLFPSPIGEKSLWIFSILSGALVFMVNYFFAAVVIWVIFLKYIKVSFLKLIISSLAVGVIHLFFKSLNFMLYSIKVRYNAEKMVKIVSKLLVVSIFLYVFTAFWFYGNKSFLQTVSIISSGVPILSWMKDIIIYPLTTYGFPLTQFILILGITVLLFVGSVILAVDYYESVSENVELNNINIEELNVDKMVLEESVNIDEKKVREVKETFLHRVKEEGAFLYKNDLLFNRKSSFRKRVTVYLILAVIFGGIGYIFRKFPNKNQLQLIIALMGMSISVGINPVPSIKYELTKTYIYLMPGSVKKKIVCIILHDYIRCIMTLVSVMIPLAIMARIDIFTTVLYVMALLLVNLAKGLSKIVVHFFIPVDDKGGGGVIEAIIQYIVFLVPIIIGILIYFPTKMVYVSLICMGVLGFILVMLILYLSEKLFSHVELR from the coding sequence ATGATTCAGGACTTTAAAACCCTATTGTTTATGAATTTTGCCCAGCTTAAAAATAGAGTTAAAAATGCTTTGGCTAATCCTATAACGGCTATTAGAGAATTTGGAGCTTTTATATTTCCTTTTATCTTTATTTTTATAAGTTTATTAGGCAAAAAAAGTAAGAGAAAGCCCATTAGATACATTGAAGATATGAGTAAGGATTTTATAGGAGTTTTTATTATAGTTATATTGCTTTTAATAATTTTATATATTTTATTTAAAGCATCTCAAGACTATAAACCTTTAAATTTTAGTATACAGGATGTGCATTATTTATTTCCATCACCTATAGGGGAAAAATCTTTGTGGATTTTTTCTATATTATCTGGGGCATTAGTGTTTATGGTAAATTATTTTTTTGCTGCTGTAGTTATATGGGTGATATTCCTAAAATACATAAAAGTTAGCTTCTTAAAGCTAATAATTAGTTCACTGGCTGTAGGGGTAATACATTTGTTTTTTAAAAGTTTAAATTTTATGCTTTATTCCATTAAAGTTAGGTATAATGCAGAAAAAATGGTGAAAATAGTATCCAAGCTACTTGTGGTGAGCATATTTTTATATGTATTTACTGCATTCTGGTTTTATGGAAATAAATCTTTTTTACAAACTGTCAGTATTATAAGTTCAGGTGTTCCTATATTGTCATGGATGAAAGACATAATAATTTATCCATTAACCACTTATGGATTTCCATTAACCCAGTTTATTTTAATATTAGGCATTACAGTTCTATTATTTGTAGGTTCTGTTATTCTAGCAGTAGATTATTATGAATCTGTAAGTGAGAATGTAGAATTAAATAATATTAATATTGAAGAATTAAATGTAGATAAAATGGTTCTAGAGGAATCTGTAAATATAGATGAAAAAAAGGTAAGAGAGGTAAAGGAGACTTTCCTTCATAGAGTAAAAGAAGAAGGTGCATTTTTATACAAAAATGATTTATTATTTAATAGAAAAAGTTCTTTTAGAAAAAGGGTAACAGTGTATTTAATTTTAGCTGTGATATTTGGAGGAATAGGGTATATTTTTAGAAAATTTCCTAATAAAAATCAGCTGCAATTAATAATAGCTTTAATGGGTATGTCTATTTCTGTAGGGATTAATCCTGTTCCTAGCATAAAATATGAATTAACCAAGACATATATATACTTAATGCCTGGAAGTGTAAAGAAAAAGATAGTGTGTATAATTTTACATGATTATATTAGATGTATTATGACTTTAGTAAGTGTAATGATTCCATTAGCAATTATGGCTAGAATAGATATTTTCACAACTGTTCTGTATGTTATGGCTTTACTTTTAGTTAACTTAGCAAAAGGGTTATCTAAGATAGTGGTTCACTTTTTTATACCCGTTGATGATAAAGGAGGTGGGGGAGTAATAGAGGCAATAATTCAGTACATTGTATTTTTAGTGCCTATTATAATTGGTATTTTAATTTATTTCCCTACGAAAATGGTATATGTTTCACTTATTTGTATGGGTGTTTTAGGATTTATACTTGTCATGCTTATATTGTATTTAAGTGAAAAATTATTTAGTCATGTAGAATTGAGATAG
- a CDS encoding recombinase family protein, with translation MYKLFLEGKNPSAIARQLTENKIPTPAGKEIWKPSTVMSILKNEKYKGAAILQKSFTVDFLTKKKKINQGEVPKYYV, from the coding sequence ATATATAAACTTTTTCTAGAGGGTAAAAATCCATCAGCAATTGCAAGACAATTAACTGAAAATAAAATACCAACCCCAGCAGGTAAAGAAATTTGGAAACCTAGTACGGTGATGAGTATTCTTAAAAATGAAAAGTATAAAGGAGCAGCCATACTTCAAAAGAGTTTTACAGTTGATTTCCTTACAAAGAAAAAGAAAATTAATCAGGGAGAAGTTCCAAAATATTATGTTTAA
- a CDS encoding thioredoxin family protein → MIIKILGTGCEKCDKLQKNIKKAVDELGIDATVEKVEDLKSIMMYGVMSTPALVIDNKVKSVGKVLSVEEIKKYLK, encoded by the coding sequence ATGATTATTAAAATTTTAGGTACTGGCTGTGAAAAATGTGATAAGCTTCAAAAGAATATAAAAAAAGCTGTAGATGAACTGGGAATAGATGCTACTGTAGAAAAGGTAGAGGATTTAAAAAGTATAATGATGTATGGAGTTATGAGTACACCTGCATTAGTGATAGACAATAAGGTAAAATCAGTGGGGAAAGTTCTTTCTGTAGAAGAGATTAAAAAATACTTAAAATAG